A region from the Nocardioides exalbidus genome encodes:
- the dusB gene encoding tRNA dihydrouridine synthase DusB: MPVVPDSLTLGSLRVETPVVLAPMAGITNAAYRRLCAEQGAGLYVSEMITSRGLVEGDEVTRKMLVFDDLETVRSVQLYGTDPVYIGKAVEILCADHGVAHVDLNFGCPVPKVTRKGGGGALPWKRGLLAEILEHAVAAAAPYGVPVTMKTRKGLDDDHLTYLDAGRIAQESGVAAIALHGRTVVQAYSGEADWEAIGNLVQHVDIPVLGNGDIWEAADALRMVEQTGVAGVVVGRGCLGRPWLFRDLAAAFHGEAVATLPTLGEVKQMMRRHAELLSEHMGEERGCKEFRKHITWYLKGFPAGGELRHQLALVDSLASLDTLLEGLDDAAAFPERELGTPRGRQGAPRKKVVLPDGWLDDTDGRGSHLREDADETTGG, translated from the coding sequence ATGCCCGTTGTGCCCGACTCCCTCACGCTCGGCTCGCTGCGCGTCGAGACGCCGGTCGTGCTGGCGCCGATGGCCGGCATCACGAACGCCGCCTACCGCCGGCTGTGCGCCGAGCAGGGCGCCGGGCTCTACGTCTCCGAGATGATCACCAGCCGGGGCCTCGTCGAGGGCGACGAGGTCACCCGGAAGATGCTCGTCTTCGACGACCTCGAGACGGTCCGCTCCGTCCAGCTCTACGGCACCGACCCGGTCTACATCGGCAAGGCCGTCGAGATCCTGTGTGCCGACCACGGCGTCGCCCACGTCGACCTCAACTTCGGGTGCCCCGTGCCCAAGGTCACCCGCAAGGGCGGCGGGGGAGCACTGCCGTGGAAGCGGGGCCTGCTCGCCGAGATCCTCGAGCACGCGGTCGCCGCCGCAGCGCCCTACGGCGTCCCGGTGACGATGAAGACCCGCAAGGGCCTCGACGACGACCACCTGACCTACCTCGACGCGGGCCGGATCGCCCAGGAGAGCGGCGTCGCGGCGATCGCGCTCCACGGGCGCACCGTCGTGCAGGCCTACTCCGGCGAGGCCGACTGGGAGGCCATCGGCAACCTGGTGCAGCACGTCGACATCCCCGTGCTCGGCAACGGCGACATCTGGGAGGCGGCCGACGCGTTGCGGATGGTGGAGCAGACCGGTGTCGCCGGCGTCGTCGTGGGACGCGGCTGCCTCGGCCGGCCGTGGCTCTTCCGCGACCTGGCCGCCGCCTTCCACGGTGAGGCCGTCGCCACGCTGCCGACGCTCGGCGAGGTGAAGCAGATGATGCGCCGCCACGCCGAGCTGCTCTCGGAGCACATGGGGGAGGAGCGGGGCTGCAAGGAGTTCCGCAAGCACATCACCTGGTACCTCAAGGGCTTCCCGGCCGGCGGCGAGCTGCGCCACCAGCTCGCCCTGGTCGACTCGCTCGCGAGCCTCGACACGCTGCTCGAGGGCCTCGACGACGCGGCGGCCTTCCCCGAGCGCGAGCTCGGGACCCCGCGTGGTCGCCAGGGCGCCCCGCGCAAGAAGGTGGTCCTCCCCGACGGCTGGCTCGACGACACCGACGGGCGCGGCTCGCACCTGCGTGAGGACGCCGACGAGACCACCGGCGGCTGA